A window of Benincasa hispida cultivar B227 chromosome 9, ASM972705v1, whole genome shotgun sequence genomic DNA:
ttttttaaaaataaaaaatatttaaaaatatttacattttctataaaaagttcaaaaaatacaaaatacttttagaacttttgttataaattttaaatatttttaaaaattttctattcATTAGAATTTCcccaattaatattaaattgaattgcTAATTGAACTATTAGTAGCTTAATAACAGCTGAGTTGTGCTATTTTTGTGttcacattttaattatatttcaaattattgAAAACTTAATAAAAGTCAATAACTCCAATGGATAGGCTTCAGGATCCTTGGAAAAAATagcacaaaaaataaaatatacagaGACATtccttaaagaaaaaaaaattgagacaaTTTCCCTTTTCGTCCTTTTATGCATATTGAGAGTGCTCACTTGGTGAATTTAGTAGGGAACAAATTCAAGAGCTCCGGCGGCTGTGAACTCCTCGGAGACGGGTGAAGATAAAATCCACCGTCAGCTATGGCCTTATCCTCCGCCGTGACTGGCGGAGAAAGCGGCGAGGCCATGCTGGGCTTTCGAAAAAACAGCGAGTCGGCGGCGAGAGGCGTGACCGGACTCGGAACAGGCGAGTCGACCCGGCGAGTTGGATTCGGCGATTTAAGACTCGGAGGCAAGTTTTTGAAAGGTCCGgtgaagccgaggttgatcTCTAGCTTCCGGATTGTGTGACGGCGCTCTTGGAGCTTGAACGGAGACCGGCGAGGACCGGTGAGGTAGTCGGTGGCGGAGGGAGGGAAGGGCTTCGAAGAGGAAAGCTTGGAGAGGTGGGTGACCGGAAGCTTTTCGGAGTCACCGGCAAAACCGGTGAGCTTCTGGACGAGGTCTCTGAAGGAATTTGTGTCGGCTTGGACGAAGGTGGTCGGAGAAGTTGACGGCGGCGGAGAAGAGGCGGCGATTAAATGTTTTTccatgagagagagagagagagagagaaaggagtGGGTGCGAAAAGAGGAGTGAGTCAGTGCTTTTGAGCTTTTTGGAAGTTATTTTCTGACCAATGACTATGATCTTTATAACGGTACCTATCAGCCTGCGTTTTCTTCACActtactatttcatttttttttttttttaatgtaactTTTAGAATATCAAAACTTTAATTTTACCGATATATCAATTGAAATATCTATATGGATACTCAAAGATATTTCtagataaattataaaaattttgtgatttatGCAACTActaatgaaaattggtgtaatcgtAGAAAGATTTCACTAATAGATCAATCGTAATAAGTCACAATTGTAAATatacttaaaattatgaatttgtcatACTTACTATTACCATTATCATTTGATCCCAAACGTTAACGATAATGGTAACAGTAACAATAGCGTAATTTTCGAATGTAATTGAATTGATCGTCCTCCACTCATCAATcaaattgtgttttttttttctcttatcaCTTTGGAAGTTGGCACCAAATGTCAATACGAGTACGAATCACAAATAAACAAAACCAGATGTA
This region includes:
- the LOC120086482 gene encoding VQ motif-containing protein 4-like yields the protein MEKHLIAASSPPPSTSPTTFVQADTNSFRDLVQKLTGFAGDSEKLPVTHLSKLSSSKPFPPSATDYLTGPRRSPFKLQERRHTIRKLEINLGFTGPFKNLPPSLKSPNPTRRVDSPVPSPVTPLAADSLFFRKPSMASPLSPPVTAEDKAIADGGFYLHPSPRSSQPPELLNLFPTKFTK